The Candidatus Accumulibacter similis genome has a segment encoding these proteins:
- a CDS encoding 4Fe-4S dicluster domain-containing protein encodes MQKSLHIDPGKCTGCLQCEMACSYENTGMFNPSRSRIKVFDFHHEGRKVPYTCTQCTEAWCLNACPVEAIKLDHATGAKVVLEAVCVGCKVCTIACPFGTINYSRDSGKVQKCDLCGGDPACATACPTGAISYVDADWTGLERMRQWAQKTDAAAHL; translated from the coding sequence ATGCAGAAATCCTTGCACATCGATCCGGGCAAGTGTACCGGGTGCCTGCAGTGTGAAATGGCCTGTTCGTATGAGAACACAGGAATGTTCAATCCATCGCGGTCACGCATCAAGGTCTTCGATTTTCACCACGAGGGTCGCAAGGTTCCCTATACCTGTACCCAATGCACCGAGGCGTGGTGTCTCAACGCCTGCCCGGTAGAAGCGATCAAGCTCGATCACGCCACCGGTGCGAAGGTGGTGCTGGAGGCGGTCTGTGTCGGCTGCAAGGTGTGCACGATCGCCTGCCCGTTCGGCACGATCAACTACAGCCGTGATTCCGGCAAGGTGCAGAAGTGTGATCTCTGTGGTGGCGATCCGGCATGCGCGACGGCCTGTCCGACCGGGGCGATCTCCTATGTCGACGCCGACTGGACGGGCCTCGAGCGGATGCGCCAGTGGGCGCAGAAGACCGACGCCGCCGCACACCTTTGA
- a CDS encoding CBS domain-containing protein — MKTLRQILAAKSADLAVVSPEDPVFHALQVMSNANVGAVLVLDGDKLVGIFSERDYARKVILHGKASKDTRVREIMSDRVLYVTAEQTVDECMAIMTEKHFRHLPVLAEGKVIGIVSIGDVVKETICEQQFIIEQMEKYITG, encoded by the coding sequence ATGAAGACACTCAGGCAAATCCTAGCTGCCAAGAGCGCAGACCTGGCAGTTGTCTCACCCGAGGATCCGGTTTTTCACGCTCTGCAGGTGATGTCGAATGCGAACGTCGGCGCCGTCCTCGTGCTTGACGGTGACAAACTCGTCGGTATCTTTTCCGAGCGTGACTATGCGCGCAAGGTGATCCTCCACGGCAAGGCATCCAAGGATACGCGTGTCCGTGAGATCATGTCCGACAGGGTGCTCTACGTGACAGCGGAGCAGACGGTCGACGAGTGCATGGCAATCATGACCGAGAAGCACTTCCGTCACCTGCCAGTGCTCGCGGAGGGCAAGGTCATCGGCATCGTTTCGATTGGGGACGTGGTCAAGGAAACCATCTGCGAGCAGCAGTTCATCATCGAGCAGATGGAGAAGTACATCACCGGCTGA
- a CDS encoding histidine phosphatase family protein, whose protein sequence is MTKIKTTRICLVRHGETTWNAEKRIQGQIDIGLNAAGLAQAQAAAEWLAAEAVAALYSSDLLRARQTAERIAHRMKLLPAFRPEFRERRYGFFEGLTYDESRARYPADYHAFETREPDFVIPFGGESLQQLHARVSRGLRELATGHAGETIIVVTHGGVLDIVNRLARGNPLSAPRDFLIPNAGINWLHVRGQEWTVESWGQTGHLAGFGLDELP, encoded by the coding sequence ATGACGAAGATCAAGACCACGCGAATCTGCCTCGTCCGCCATGGCGAGACCACCTGGAACGCCGAGAAACGCATTCAGGGACAGATCGACATCGGACTCAATGCCGCTGGCCTCGCGCAGGCGCAGGCGGCGGCAGAGTGGCTCGCGGCGGAGGCGGTGGCTGCGCTCTACAGCAGCGACCTGCTGCGCGCGCGCCAGACTGCCGAGCGCATCGCGCACAGGATGAAACTGCTCCCGGCCTTCCGGCCCGAATTTCGCGAACGACGCTATGGGTTCTTCGAGGGACTGACCTACGACGAATCACGCGCCAGGTATCCGGCGGATTACCACGCCTTCGAGACCCGCGAGCCCGACTTCGTGATTCCGTTCGGCGGCGAGAGCCTGCAACAACTGCACGCACGCGTCAGCCGTGGCTTGCGCGAACTGGCCACCGGACACGCGGGCGAGACGATCATCGTCGTCACCCACGGCGGCGTCCTCGACATCGTCAACCGACTGGCACGCGGCAATCCGCTGTCGGCCCCGCGCGATTTCCTGATCCCGAACGCCGGCATCAACTGGCTGCATGTCCGCGGCCAGGAATGGACCGTGGAAAGCTGGGGCCAGACCGGCCACCTGGCCGGCTTCGGACTCGACGAACTGCCCTAG
- a CDS encoding cytochrome c4: MIRTTVLAVLLAASFPVFAAEQAKAKPDLAKAKEIAEGVCVACHGADGNSPAAANPIIAGQLPEYLYKQLSNFKSVDGKPPVRNNAIMGGMVAALSDEDMRGLALYFAQQKIKPSVAKEEKLLVEGKSLWRMGDFAKGVPACAGCHGPAGAGLPSQYPRLAGQYAEYTAAQLKSFRSHERANDSERMMRVIAGKLSDHQINAVAEYAAGLR, encoded by the coding sequence ATGATTCGTACCACGGTACTAGCGGTTCTCCTGGCCGCCAGTTTCCCCGTCTTCGCAGCAGAACAGGCGAAAGCAAAACCCGACTTGGCGAAGGCCAAGGAAATCGCCGAGGGCGTCTGCGTGGCCTGCCATGGTGCCGACGGCAACAGTCCGGCGGCGGCCAATCCAATCATCGCCGGTCAACTCCCGGAGTATCTCTACAAGCAACTGAGCAACTTCAAGTCCGTCGATGGCAAGCCACCGGTGCGCAACAATGCGATCATGGGCGGCATGGTTGCCGCGCTTTCAGACGAGGACATGCGTGGCCTCGCGCTGTACTTCGCGCAGCAGAAGATCAAGCCATCCGTGGCCAAGGAGGAGAAGCTCCTGGTCGAGGGCAAGTCGCTGTGGCGGATGGGGGATTTTGCCAAGGGGGTGCCGGCGTGTGCCGGTTGTCACGGCCCTGCCGGCGCCGGTCTGCCGAGCCAGTATCCGCGGCTGGCGGGTCAGTACGCGGAATACACTGCCGCTCAGTTGAAGAGCTTCCGGAGTCACGAGCGTGCGAACGATTCGGAGAGGATGATGCGCGTCATCGCAGGCAAACTTTCCGACCACCAGATCAACGCGGTTGCCGAGTACGCTGCTGGTCTGCGCTAG